The following are encoded together in the Bacillota bacterium genome:
- a CDS encoding YwiC-like family protein: MIIHEMSTRRVALPHEHGAWMMWLAPLMAGLAGTPWHPSKPLLAGVVLFAYLASYCVLQAIRHPREGAYWLRWAFGYGLAATAVGAPVLWMRPLLLAVGGVALLGFGVNAWFAHHRNERSLVNDLVAMAGLNLAAVAGYVAGTGRWDAAAWELWGLNLLYFFGTALHVKSVIRERNNRRMKWVAVTYAVGIPVALAAIGQTLLAGAYVPAALRSLAIPQNHRLKAIALGMVEIVCSLWFMVWLIAWMRLTG, from the coding sequence ATGATTATCCATGAGATGAGTACGCGACGAGTGGCTCTGCCTCACGAACACGGCGCATGGATGATGTGGCTCGCGCCGTTGATGGCGGGACTGGCAGGCACGCCATGGCACCCGTCCAAACCGCTGCTGGCAGGCGTGGTGCTGTTTGCCTATCTTGCCTCCTACTGCGTGCTGCAGGCTATACGCCACCCGCGCGAGGGGGCATACTGGCTGCGGTGGGCTTTCGGCTACGGGCTGGCAGCGACGGCGGTTGGCGCGCCCGTTTTGTGGATGCGTCCCCTGTTGCTGGCGGTGGGCGGGGTGGCGTTGCTGGGTTTTGGCGTGAATGCGTGGTTTGCGCACCACCGCAACGAGCGGAGTCTGGTTAACGACCTGGTGGCGATGGCTGGGCTGAATCTGGCGGCGGTGGCCGGGTATGTGGCGGGCACAGGACGATGGGATGCGGCGGCATGGGAACTCTGGGGGCTGAACCTGCTGTACTTCTTCGGAACCGCACTGCACGTCAAGTCGGTGATTCGCGAGCGCAACAATCGGCGGATGAAATGGGTGGCGGTGACCTACGCGGTGGGCATACCGGTTGCCCTGGCAGCTATCGGGCAAACCCTGCTGGCAGGGGCGTATGTGCCCGCCGCCTTACGCTCTCTGGCTATCCCGCAGAATCACCGTCTCAAGGCGATAGCGCTGGGGATGGTGGAAATCGTCTGCTCCCTGTGGTTTATGGTCTGGCTGATCGCGTGGATGCGGCTCACTGGTTGA
- the trxA gene encoding thioredoxin, which translates to MSATHVTTDQFDVEVLQSNVPVLVDFWAVWCGPCRAIAPHVDAIAQEYAGRAKVVKVNVDEEPEIALRYGIQSIPTLLFFKEGKVQDMIVGVVPRQTIVQKLEALL; encoded by the coding sequence ATGAGCGCAACGCATGTCACGACAGACCAGTTCGATGTGGAGGTACTGCAATCGAACGTGCCCGTTCTCGTGGATTTCTGGGCGGTGTGGTGCGGTCCGTGTCGGGCGATTGCACCGCATGTAGACGCCATCGCGCAGGAGTACGCTGGCAGGGCAAAAGTGGTGAAGGTGAACGTGGACGAGGAGCCGGAGATTGCCCTCCGCTACGGCATCCAGAGCATCCCTACCCTGCTGTTCTTTAAGGAAGGTAAGGTGCAGGATATGATTGTGGGCGTGGTGCCCAGGCAGACCATCGTGCAGAAGCTGGAGGCGCTGCTGTAA